The following coding sequences are from one Treponema bryantii window:
- the flcA gene encoding periplasmic flagellar collar protein FlcA, with translation MPGLSQLKKFSSDLLSLGDEINLRAIRGEKPVKIEIPKEIEDKNDSEDFVLGMPEIEVEVDTSSADEDLSDLTALVNPTASTDKSKENEPTPSFEAPDMSALLNPVVTETASDDAGMPDLSMFDEPEEEPEEIIEEEPEEVSIADMGLDALLAGGGFDEPEESPEKEESSEDAEPEIDLDNFEDIPDLDDIGTQPELESETIPEAEPEALDDAEPLEEPEALDDIAPLDEPEALGEPEALDDMEPLEEPQSDSFEEAASQEDFSDALPAGDFDFDMPDLPETDSSETASESEALPADDFDSLPSDNFDEDEPESFESETPATETSSSDGLESFDLPDISDITEPAADSITEDTASEESSSNGSIGLEELGNLDFDAPDNAATAEETSEEDSGIPAGLFDAGDFDLAGDTGSASTEFSAEDEIPDFDDTAGLDDEPSDSESEGEENTPLEVFDTSEMEGMDFGIQDTDSQISAGGDGDFEFGSHDDFAMEGEFEIPGFSDVTTAKEEKGSKTKLVSSKDKPKGRGRRAKDLPVADFSGAEEAEELPPNTLSDEQYKIFLANLAEYPLNVRLAFEDFIVQDEFTDDAEFEIIEKILNKAPARQVAGMLEKMLDTSIPIPRDFEHRTAAEYEAYKKSLSYQLRNKIIPGILLGLLLTIVGWGLIKFTDYCIYRPIKANSLYKQGYALLQADEYPQAEMRFEEAVKKRINKKWFFRYARGYREHKQYQRAGKMYQNILFFFKHDKMAGLEYADMELNDLANYERAEEIVRREVLDYHINDADGILKLGDVFLEWGTEKDPAKLELAREQYANLIQLYKPTDLYMSRMMRYFIRTDNLREVIQMQKNFEKREKSLGSEDWTELSGYLLDKYYGDLAPSEEYLRYEIEGLRGLLLRAVKTNPNNPIAQYNLAKYFLKTNETASIEATLQRAIEKFNTVPSMKKRELYKYIDSYRLLGEHYIGTNDYLQAQEQFAEGISLFTTERDNAGFEGTPGIGKLYEDMGNIKYTISGDYDDALFNYKYSVELENDNPSIRYRIGYIQYKKKNYMEALGAFMKSGDGNIKERNLMLAMANTLYLRGDEYAAQGYYDQLLDELEAEVIETGLVLPQANVKDYDLINTYLYAANNYGVTLYKLAKRTGNSALNAQAIVQLSQSVRAWDALTRNQETMLRLEGSNLAEQNIKYITHPIPEFEPSIYTDISKTLLDNERL, from the coding sequence ATGCCAGGATTAAGTCAGCTAAAAAAATTCAGCAGTGATCTTCTTTCACTAGGTGACGAGATAAATCTCCGAGCCATCCGTGGTGAAAAGCCTGTAAAAATTGAGATTCCAAAAGAAATTGAAGATAAAAACGACTCAGAAGACTTTGTTCTTGGTATGCCTGAGATTGAGGTAGAGGTTGATACATCTTCAGCAGATGAAGACCTTTCAGATTTAACTGCCCTTGTAAATCCAACAGCATCTACAGATAAATCCAAAGAAAACGAGCCAACCCCAAGTTTTGAAGCTCCGGATATGTCTGCACTTTTGAATCCGGTTGTAACAGAAACAGCTTCTGATGATGCAGGAATGCCGGATCTTTCAATGTTTGATGAGCCGGAAGAAGAACCGGAAGAAATCATTGAAGAAGAACCTGAAGAAGTTTCAATTGCCGATATGGGCCTTGATGCTCTGCTTGCTGGCGGTGGTTTTGACGAACCGGAAGAATCACCTGAGAAAGAGGAATCTTCTGAAGATGCAGAGCCTGAAATTGATTTAGATAATTTTGAAGATATTCCAGATTTAGATGATATTGGAACACAGCCGGAACTTGAGTCAGAGACTATCCCTGAAGCAGAACCAGAAGCTCTTGACGATGCAGAACCTTTAGAAGAACCTGAAGCTTTAGATGATATTGCGCCTTTAGATGAGCCTGAAGCTTTAGGCGAGCCTGAGGCTTTAGACGATATGGAGCCTTTAGAGGAACCTCAGTCTGATTCATTTGAAGAGGCTGCTTCTCAGGAAGACTTTAGCGATGCGCTTCCTGCCGGCGATTTTGATTTTGATATGCCAGATCTCCCGGAGACAGACAGCTCGGAAACAGCTTCAGAATCAGAAGCTCTTCCTGCTGACGATTTTGATTCATTACCTTCTGATAATTTTGATGAAGATGAACCGGAATCTTTTGAATCTGAAACTCCTGCAACAGAAACTTCTTCTTCAGATGGCCTGGAATCTTTTGATTTACCGGATATTTCAGATATTACAGAGCCTGCGGCTGATTCTATAACAGAAGATACAGCTTCAGAGGAAAGCTCTTCAAACGGATCAATTGGTCTTGAAGAACTTGGAAATCTTGATTTTGATGCTCCTGATAATGCTGCTACAGCAGAAGAAACTTCAGAAGAAGACAGTGGAATTCCTGCCGGACTTTTTGATGCCGGAGATTTTGATTTAGCTGGTGATACAGGTTCAGCTTCAACAGAGTTTTCTGCTGAAGACGAAATTCCTGATTTTGATGATACTGCCGGACTTGATGATGAACCTTCTGATTCAGAATCAGAAGGTGAAGAAAATACTCCTCTTGAAGTTTTCGATACTTCCGAAATGGAAGGAATGGACTTTGGTATCCAGGATACTGATTCCCAGATAAGTGCAGGTGGAGACGGAGACTTTGAATTTGGTTCTCACGACGACTTTGCAATGGAAGGCGAATTTGAGATTCCTGGTTTCTCAGATGTTACAACAGCCAAAGAAGAAAAAGGTTCAAAAACTAAGCTTGTAAGCAGTAAGGATAAGCCTAAGGGAAGAGGAAGAAGAGCAAAGGATCTTCCGGTAGCAGATTTTTCTGGCGCAGAAGAAGCAGAAGAACTGCCACCAAATACTCTTTCAGACGAACAGTATAAAATCTTCCTTGCAAATCTTGCTGAATATCCGCTGAACGTGCGTCTTGCATTTGAAGACTTTATTGTTCAGGATGAATTTACAGATGATGCTGAATTCGAAATCATAGAAAAGATTCTCAACAAAGCACCTGCACGCCAGGTAGCCGGTATGCTTGAGAAGATGCTCGATACTTCTATTCCGATTCCACGTGACTTTGAGCACAGAACTGCAGCAGAATATGAAGCATATAAGAAGTCTCTTTCATATCAGCTTAGAAACAAGATTATTCCGGGAATTCTCCTTGGACTTCTTCTTACAATTGTAGGCTGGGGACTCATTAAATTTACAGATTACTGTATTTACAGACCAATAAAAGCTAATTCCCTCTATAAACAGGGATATGCTTTACTTCAGGCAGATGAATATCCTCAGGCAGAAATGCGTTTTGAGGAAGCTGTTAAGAAACGAATAAATAAGAAGTGGTTCTTCCGCTATGCCCGCGGCTACCGTGAACATAAGCAGTATCAGCGTGCTGGAAAGATGTATCAGAATATTCTTTTCTTCTTTAAGCATGATAAGATGGCTGGTCTTGAATATGCTGATATGGAACTCAATGACCTTGCAAATTATGAACGTGCAGAAGAAATAGTACGCCGTGAAGTTCTTGATTATCATATAAATGATGCAGATGGTATCTTGAAACTTGGTGATGTATTCCTGGAGTGGGGTACAGAAAAAGATCCTGCAAAGCTTGAACTTGCACGCGAGCAGTATGCAAACCTTATTCAGCTTTATAAACCTACAGACCTCTATATGTCGCGCATGATGCGTTACTTTATCCGTACAGATAATCTGCGTGAAGTAATTCAGATGCAGAAAAACTTTGAAAAGCGCGAGAAGTCTCTTGGTTCAGAAGACTGGACAGAACTCAGCGGTTACCTTCTCGACAAGTATTATGGAGATCTTGCTCCATCAGAAGAATATCTGCGTTATGAAATCGAAGGTCTCCGTGGACTTCTTTTAAGGGCCGTTAAGACAAATCCAAATAACCCGATTGCTCAGTACAATCTTGCAAAATACTTCCTCAAGACAAATGAAACAGCTTCTATTGAAGCAACACTTCAGAGAGCTATTGAAAAGTTCAACACAGTACCTTCAATGAAGAAGCGCGAACTTTACAAGTACATAGATTCATATCGTCTTCTTGGTGAGCATTATATTGGTACAAACGATTATCTTCAGGCTCAGGAGCAGTTTGCAGAAGGTATTTCTTTGTTTACAACTGAGCGTGATAATGCAGGCTTTGAAGGAACTCCAGGAATCGGAAAGTTATACGAGGATATGGGAAATATCAAGTATACCATTTCCGGCGACTATGATGACGCTCTGTTTAATTACAAGTATTCAGTTGAACTTGAAAACGATAATCCTTCTATCCGTTATAGAATTGGTTATATTCAGTATAAGAAAAAGAATTATATGGAAGCTTTAGGCGCATTTATGAAGTCTGGAGATGGAAATATAAAAGAAAGAAATCTCATGCTCGCTATGGCAAATACTCTTTATCTTCGTGGTGATGAGTATGCGGCGCAGGGATATTACGATCAGCTGCTTGATGAGCTTGAGGCAGAGGTTATAGAAACAGGTCTTGTACTTCCTCAGGCAAATGTAAAGGATTATGATTTAATCAATACATATCTTTACGCAGCAAATAACTACGGTGTTACACTGTATAAACTTGCAAAGAGAACTGGTAATTCAGCTCTGAATGCACAGGCTATTGTACAGTTGAGCCAGTCAGTTCGTGCATGGGATGCTCTTACCCGTAATCAGGAAACAATGCTTCGTCTTGAAGGCAGCAATCTTGCTGAACAGAATATTAAATATATTACACATCCAATTCCGGAGTTTGAGCCATCTATCTATACTGACATTTCAAAGACACTGCTTGATAATGAGCGTCTTTAG
- the ffh gene encoding signal recognition particle protein — MLEKITGTFSGIVKKLSGKSTITEKNIEDAVEEIKMALLEADVNLRVVRRFVNSTIEEAKGEKVLKSVDPGQQFTKIIYDKMVSMLGDTKVDLHLKGPDTQSVILMLGLQGAGKTTAAHKLAARLLKEGRKPLLAACDLVRPAAVEQLSQLGEKIGVPVYKEDSKNAVKNAEDAISFARKNGYDTIIIDTAGRLQIDEEMMAELVKIKKATGPVEVLLVADAMTGQNAVDIAKTFDEQLGLTGVILTKFDSDARGGAALSLKTITGKPILFIGTGEKTEDFEVFHPERIASRILGMGDVVSLVEKAQETVDAEAALKMQKKLQRNEFTLQDYLEQFQQVKKMGSMQSIIDMIPGMSGMDASQMDLSSMKKNEAIIQSMTYKERLNHLIIGPSRRKRIAKGSGTSVADVNKLLKQFEKTKLMMKKVSRNKGMQGKMMNQLGLDPSMMGGMGGLGGAGGLPGGLDPSALKGMDMKKLMEMAKKFR, encoded by the coding sequence ATGTTAGAGAAAATTACTGGTACTTTCAGCGGAATTGTTAAGAAGCTGAGTGGAAAATCTACAATCACAGAAAAGAACATTGAGGATGCTGTTGAAGAAATTAAAATGGCACTCCTTGAGGCCGATGTAAATCTTCGTGTTGTACGCCGCTTTGTTAATTCAACTATTGAAGAAGCAAAGGGAGAAAAAGTTCTTAAGTCTGTAGATCCAGGCCAGCAGTTTACAAAAATCATCTATGACAAGATGGTTTCAATGCTTGGAGATACCAAGGTTGATCTACATCTTAAAGGACCAGATACTCAGTCTGTAATTTTGATGCTCGGTCTTCAGGGTGCCGGTAAAACTACCGCTGCCCATAAGCTTGCAGCGCGCCTTTTGAAAGAGGGAAGAAAGCCACTTCTTGCAGCCTGTGACTTAGTACGTCCAGCGGCTGTAGAACAGCTTTCTCAGCTCGGCGAAAAAATTGGTGTTCCTGTTTACAAAGAAGATTCTAAAAATGCCGTAAAGAATGCAGAAGATGCAATTTCTTTTGCACGCAAAAACGGTTACGATACAATTATTATCGATACTGCCGGTCGTCTTCAGATTGATGAAGAGATGATGGCTGAGCTCGTAAAAATCAAAAAGGCAACTGGCCCTGTAGAGGTGCTTCTTGTTGCCGACGCGATGACTGGTCAGAACGCAGTTGATATTGCAAAGACATTTGACGAGCAGCTTGGACTTACCGGTGTAATCCTTACAAAGTTCGATTCAGATGCCCGCGGTGGTGCGGCTCTTTCTCTTAAAACAATTACAGGTAAACCAATTCTCTTTATTGGTACCGGTGAAAAAACAGAAGATTTTGAAGTTTTCCATCCTGAACGAATTGCTTCTCGTATCCTTGGTATGGGAGACGTTGTATCTCTCGTTGAAAAGGCTCAGGAAACTGTTGATGCCGAAGCTGCCCTTAAAATGCAGAAGAAACTTCAGCGCAATGAGTTTACTCTTCAGGATTATCTTGAACAGTTCCAGCAGGTTAAGAAGATGGGCAGCATGCAGTCTATCATCGACATGATTCCTGGAATGAGCGGAATGGACGCGTCTCAGATGGACCTTTCAAGCATGAAGAAAAACGAAGCCATCATTCAGAGTATGACTTATAAAGAGCGTCTGAACCATCTTATTATTGGTCCTAGCCGTCGTAAGCGAATTGCAAAGGGTAGTGGTACTTCTGTTGCAGATGTAAACAAACTCTTAAAGCAGTTTGAAAAGACAAAGCTTATGATGAAGAAAGTAAGCCGTAACAAAGGAATGCAGGGTAAGATGATGAATCAGCTCGGCCTTGATCCAAGTATGATGGGCGGTATGGGAGGTCTCGGTGGAGCCGGTGGTCTTCCAGGTGGATTAGATCCAAGCGCCCTCAAAGGTATGGACATGAAAAAACTGATGGAAATGGCTAAGAAGTTCAGATAA
- a CDS encoding NAD(P)H-dependent glycerol-3-phosphate dehydrogenase, whose product MSEKTVGVIGGGAWGTGLAQALARGGHKVQIWAFEKEVADQINNEHENKQFLPGYKLEDSITCSNDITEVATGKEFLIIASPSLFLAKTISQIVNVPNIADGSTVITAVTKGFVPSAEGPKLILETMESVLPEVYKDCTVYVAGPSHAEEVAMGKLTGLVAASLNPKNSIRVRELLKVPGLMVFSSFDVIGVQICAAAKNVVAAVYGAVDAMAETSDVFGDNAESLLLAAGLNEIQTLGFAMGATHAETFTSISGVGDLDVTCKSKYGRNRRFGQDIIKTDMLSKFKDIDDLIANVSKIGYLPEGAIACKYVHEIAKKKDLKLPICDALYKVLNKEATALGILKNLISM is encoded by the coding sequence ATGTCTGAGAAAACAGTAGGTGTAATCGGTGGTGGTGCATGGGGAACCGGACTTGCACAGGCTCTCGCACGTGGTGGTCATAAGGTTCAGATCTGGGCCTTTGAAAAAGAAGTCGCTGATCAGATTAACAACGAACATGAAAATAAACAGTTTCTTCCTGGTTATAAACTGGAAGATTCAATCACCTGTTCAAATGATATTACTGAAGTTGCAACTGGAAAAGAGTTTCTGATTATTGCTTCTCCATCACTTTTTCTGGCTAAGACTATTTCACAGATAGTTAATGTTCCAAATATTGCAGACGGTTCTACAGTTATAACTGCAGTTACAAAAGGTTTCGTGCCTTCTGCAGAAGGTCCAAAGCTGATTCTTGAAACAATGGAATCAGTTCTTCCAGAAGTATATAAGGACTGCACTGTATATGTTGCAGGTCCTAGTCATGCAGAAGAAGTTGCAATGGGTAAACTTACAGGTCTCGTTGCGGCTTCTCTTAATCCAAAGAATTCTATTCGTGTACGTGAGCTTCTGAAGGTTCCAGGACTTATGGTATTCTCAAGTTTTGACGTAATTGGCGTTCAGATTTGTGCTGCTGCTAAAAACGTTGTTGCTGCTGTTTATGGTGCTGTTGATGCTATGGCAGAAACTTCAGATGTTTTTGGTGACAATGCAGAAAGCCTTCTTCTTGCTGCAGGATTAAATGAAATTCAGACTTTAGGTTTTGCAATGGGTGCAACTCATGCAGAAACCTTTACTTCAATTTCTGGAGTTGGTGACCTTGATGTTACTTGTAAGAGTAAGTATGGTCGAAACCGTCGTTTTGGACAGGACATAATTAAAACAGATATGCTTTCTAAGTTTAAAGATATTGATGATTTGATTGCTAATGTATCAAAGATTGGATATCTTCCTGAGGGAGCAATTGCCTGTAAATACGTTCATGAAATTGCAAAGAAAAAAGATTTGAAACTTCCTATTTGTGATGCACTTTATAAGGTGCTTAACAAAGAAGCTACTGCTCTGGGAATTTTAAAAAATTTAATCAGTATGTAA
- the ndk gene encoding nucleoside-diphosphate kinase → MSRCFTMLKPGVINRRLVGEVIERLEKKGFKLVGLKMMHVSEDLAGKHYAEHDGKPFYNDLVSYVTSGPVIAMVWQADDCVTLMRKVVGATKPTEAIPGTIRGDYCIHTDRNIIHASDSDESAEREINLWFKPEELYDWADCEDGWY, encoded by the coding sequence ATGAGTAGATGTTTCACAATGTTAAAACCCGGCGTAATCAACCGCCGTTTAGTAGGCGAAGTTATTGAGCGCCTTGAAAAGAAAGGATTCAAACTTGTTGGTTTGAAGATGATGCACGTTAGCGAAGATCTCGCTGGTAAACACTATGCAGAGCATGATGGAAAACCTTTCTACAATGATTTAGTTAGTTATGTTACATCAGGTCCTGTAATTGCAATGGTATGGCAGGCTGATGACTGTGTAACTCTTATGAGAAAAGTAGTAGGTGCTACAAAGCCTACTGAAGCAATCCCAGGAACAATCCGTGGTGATTACTGTATTCACACAGACAGAAATATTATCCATGCTTCAGACAGTGATGAAAGCGCAGAGCGCGAAATCAATCTCTGGTTCAAGCCAGAAGAACTCTATGACTGGGCTGACTGCGAGGATGGCTGGTACTAG
- the ispH gene encoding 4-hydroxy-3-methylbut-2-enyl diphosphate reductase → MEIVRASVLGFCFGVRRAVELAEKALAENKDKTVYSLGPLIHNENALRALSAKGLITVDEQQVGEIPSESVVIIRAHGVAPSVTDALEAKKCTIIDATCPRVKASQKMVERYSNQNDYVVLTGDRNHGEVIGIAGYAGENFSQIQDYTEAESFDIKDSENKNVILLSQTTYSPKEFEKIESLFRSKFKNLAVMNTICPATSERQEALLELCKKVDGVIVIGGKNSANTKRLYQTAAANCKQAIHVQTTAEIPSDFYKLNTIGITAGASTPDSIIDEVERLLKAGVAGGV, encoded by the coding sequence ATGGAAATTGTACGTGCTTCTGTTTTAGGATTTTGCTTTGGTGTTCGCCGTGCTGTTGAGTTGGCGGAGAAGGCGTTAGCTGAAAATAAAGATAAAACTGTATATTCTCTTGGACCTCTTATTCATAACGAAAACGCATTGCGTGCTCTAAGTGCTAAAGGCTTAATTACCGTTGATGAACAGCAGGTAGGGGAGATTCCTTCAGAATCTGTAGTAATCATCCGTGCACACGGAGTTGCTCCTTCTGTTACAGATGCCTTAGAAGCTAAAAAATGTACAATCATAGATGCTACCTGTCCACGCGTAAAAGCCAGTCAGAAAATGGTAGAACGTTATTCAAATCAGAATGATTATGTAGTACTTACAGGCGACAGAAATCACGGTGAAGTAATAGGAATAGCCGGCTACGCAGGCGAAAACTTCAGCCAGATTCAGGACTATACCGAAGCCGAGTCTTTTGACATTAAAGATTCAGAAAACAAAAACGTAATTCTTTTAAGCCAGACTACTTACAGTCCAAAAGAGTTCGAAAAAATAGAATCATTGTTCCGTTCAAAATTCAAAAATCTTGCAGTGATGAACACTATCTGTCCCGCTACCAGTGAACGTCAGGAAGCATTGCTCGAATTGTGCAAAAAAGTAGATGGCGTAATCGTTATCGGTGGCAAGAACTCCGCAAATACCAAACGCCTCTATCAGACTGCTGCAGCCAACTGCAAGCAAGCCATTCACGTCCAAACCACCGCCGAAATCCCCTCAGATTTTTATAAACTAAACACCATAGGAATAACCGCCGGCGCCTCCACCCCTGACTCTATTATAGATGAAGTCGAGCGACTATTAAAAGCAGGCGTTGCTGGCGGCGTTTGA
- the secF gene encoding protein translocase subunit SecF yields MKKTLNFNKGFIPAAIFSCVIIALGIVGFFVKGINLGLDFRPGLIEEVRVANPVAEITYNGAAKVSMDLSAGQMDIIISGTGADNETRSINFAVAKTVADVAAEVNKISNVTMTVKNGSYDSTKLFLNSAVTNQLSTTPIYIYPAGTSEVTTNDIRNALGEAGGNIKQLGTGADASYQIRMGVSEGDAQNEIQTSINEKLFKAFGKEKVAIVKTDFIGAGMSKNTTIKSIIMFIAVVGLIWLYATIRFHWDFALGSVIALLHDTLIMFTFIIWTQIEFSTTVLAAVLTIVGYSINATVVILDRVRYNLKMMPEAKTFNEILNKSLSDTFTRSVLTTITTLFAVVSLFVFTTGSIKDFSLAMIVGLICGMYSSIFISSAFISASRKNWKPEFGVHHSLKHVRADEE; encoded by the coding sequence ATGAAAAAGACATTAAACTTTAATAAGGGATTTATCCCAGCTGCTATTTTCAGTTGTGTAATCATCGCACTTGGTATTGTTGGTTTCTTTGTAAAAGGAATCAATCTTGGTCTTGATTTCCGTCCAGGTCTTATTGAGGAAGTTCGTGTAGCAAATCCTGTTGCCGAAATTACTTATAATGGTGCTGCAAAAGTATCTATGGATCTTTCTGCTGGTCAGATGGATATCATCATTTCTGGTACTGGTGCTGACAACGAAACTCGTTCTATCAACTTTGCTGTTGCAAAGACAGTTGCAGATGTTGCTGCTGAAGTAAACAAAATCAGCAATGTTACAATGACTGTAAAGAACGGTTCATATGATTCTACAAAATTGTTCTTGAACTCTGCTGTTACAAATCAGCTTTCAACTACACCTATCTATATCTATCCTGCAGGAACTTCTGAAGTTACTACAAATGATATTCGTAACGCTCTTGGAGAAGCTGGTGGAAACATCAAACAGCTTGGTACTGGAGCTGATGCTTCTTATCAGATTCGTATGGGTGTTAGCGAAGGTGATGCACAGAACGAGATTCAGACTTCTATCAATGAAAAGCTCTTTAAGGCTTTTGGAAAAGAGAAGGTTGCTATCGTAAAGACAGACTTCATTGGTGCTGGTATGTCAAAGAACACAACAATTAAGTCTATCATCATGTTCATTGCTGTAGTTGGACTTATCTGGCTCTATGCAACAATCCGCTTCCACTGGGACTTCGCTCTCGGTTCGGTAATTGCTTTGCTTCACGATACATTGATTATGTTCACATTCATCATCTGGACTCAGATTGAATTCTCAACAACTGTTCTTGCAGCTGTTCTTACAATCGTAGGTTACTCTATCAACGCTACTGTCGTAATTCTCGACCGCGTTCGCTATAACCTCAAGATGATGCCAGAAGCTAAGACTTTCAATGAGATTTTGAACAAGTCTCTTTCTGATACATTCACACGTTCTGTTTTGACAACTATTACAACATTGTTCGCTGTTGTTTCTCTGTTCGTATTCACAACAGGAAGCATCAAGGACTTCTCACTTGCAATGATTGTCGGATTGATTTGTGGTATGTACTCATCAATCTTCATTTCAAGCGCATTCATCAGTGCTTCAAGAAAGAACTGGAAACCAGAATTTGGTGTTCACCATTCTCTTAAGCATGTAAGAGCGGATGAAGAATAG
- the secD gene encoding protein translocase subunit SecD, producing the protein MNKRTRLLVLLAVLALCFVFLWPSISWYGRTPKEMQQLALGSTENIKNYAELKAAEDVRAIKKMDLSATLTDEYAWLKKDVNKRYKTLDKKAPSELTWKDVLSAYDSELDFLTVFQTRYREQILKAKKYYENSVKLGLDLSGGMNIIVKADLDAALASMGDAVASENASDFKKEAMANAIENLSSRIDKFGLTSPVIRQQGDDRIYIEIPGAAQADAINTLIMGKGILNFRLVDTEATNAFKAYYAQNPANTFNALGELMDPSVIPDDCEVFGEYRKDEYGLDERYDWVVVKKEIALDGQHVKSAIVGSDEFTNQPEVHFNLDSEGAVIFGDFTGAHVGDNLAIVSDNKVKSNARIQTAITGGSVSLSGGFSYEEADNIKKVLQTAWLNVPLEVESQQVIGASLGEDSIRSGAKAILLGLGLILIFMLIYYKASGINAVVAQVLNLFMMFSILSAFNLTLTLSSIAGMILTIGMAVDANVLIFERIKEELRQGKSRPAAIAMGFDNAFWAIMDSNITTFIAAIFLSQLGTGSIQGFAVSLAIGVVSSVFTALFVSRLMFDFDTEVLHAKKVSIGWGIKQ; encoded by the coding sequence ATGAACAAGAGAACTCGTTTATTGGTTCTGCTGGCTGTTTTAGCTCTTTGTTTCGTTTTCCTCTGGCCTTCAATCAGCTGGTATGGAAGAACACCAAAGGAAATGCAGCAGCTTGCTTTAGGTTCAACAGAAAATATTAAGAATTATGCTGAACTCAAAGCCGCAGAAGATGTACGCGCAATTAAAAAAATGGATTTGTCAGCAACACTTACTGACGAATATGCTTGGCTTAAGAAAGATGTAAACAAGAGATACAAGACTCTTGATAAGAAAGCTCCTTCAGAGCTTACATGGAAAGATGTTCTTTCTGCTTATGACAGTGAACTTGATTTTTTGACTGTTTTCCAGACTCGTTATCGCGAGCAGATTCTTAAAGCTAAAAAGTATTATGAAAATTCTGTAAAGCTTGGACTTGACCTCTCAGGTGGTATGAATATTATCGTAAAGGCTGATCTTGATGCAGCTCTTGCTTCTATGGGTGATGCAGTTGCTTCAGAAAATGCATCTGATTTCAAGAAAGAAGCAATGGCTAATGCTATTGAAAACCTTTCAAGCCGTATCGACAAGTTTGGTCTTACTTCTCCTGTTATCCGCCAGCAGGGCGATGACAGAATCTACATCGAAATTCCTGGTGCTGCTCAGGCAGACGCAATCAATACATTGATTATGGGTAAGGGTATTTTGAACTTCCGTCTCGTTGATACAGAAGCAACAAATGCCTTCAAAGCATACTATGCTCAGAACCCTGCAAATACCTTCAATGCTCTTGGCGAATTGATGGACCCATCTGTAATTCCTGATGACTGTGAAGTTTTCGGAGAATATAGAAAAGATGAATATGGTCTTGATGAACGCTATGACTGGGTTGTTGTAAAGAAGGAAATCGCTCTTGATGGTCAGCATGTTAAATCTGCTATCGTTGGTTCAGATGAATTCACAAACCAGCCTGAAGTTCACTTCAACCTCGACAGCGAAGGTGCTGTAATTTTTGGTGATTTCACAGGTGCTCATGTTGGTGATAATCTTGCAATCGTAAGTGATAACAAGGTTAAATCTAACGCTCGTATTCAGACAGCTATCACAGGTGGTTCAGTATCACTTTCTGGTGGTTTCAGCTACGAAGAAGCAGACAATATTAAGAAGGTTCTTCAGACAGCCTGGCTTAACGTTCCTCTCGAGGTAGAAAGTCAGCAGGTTATCGGAGCTTCACTTGGTGAAGATTCAATCCGTTCTGGTGCAAAGGCTATCCTTCTTGGTCTTGGTCTCATCCTTATCTTCATGTTGATTTACTACAAGGCTTCTGGTATTAACGCTGTTGTTGCACAGGTTTTGAACCTCTTTATGATGTTCTCTATCCTTTCTGCTTTCAACCTTACTCTTACACTTTCATCAATTGCCGGTATGATTCTTACAATCGGTATGGCCGTTGATGCTAACGTACTTATTTTTGAACGTATCAAAGAAGAGCTTCGTCAGGGTAAGAGCCGTCCAGCTGCTATTGCAATGGGATTTGACAATGCATTCTGGGCTATTATGGACTCTAACATTACAACATTCATCGCTGCAATCTTCTTGAGTCAGCTTGGAACTGGTTCTATCCAGGGATTCGCTGTATCTCTTGCAATTGGTGTTGTTTCATCTGTATTCACAGCTCTCTTCGTATCACGTCTTATGTTCGACTTCGATACAGAGGTTCTCCATGCTAAGAAAGTAAGCATTGGTTGGGGGATTAAACAATGA
- the yajC gene encoding preprotein translocase subunit YajC, whose product MSFIPFLQAGAAGSASTSSSLVGSLLPFLLIIVIFYLFLIRPQNKKQKETQKMLDALKKGDKVITIGGIHGTVSSVKENTVIVKVDDDCKLEFNRTAISSVELTEEEKAKLAEEAKNKKLFKGKKSSDLEKAKKAEDAEEK is encoded by the coding sequence ATGTCATTTATCCCATTTTTACAGGCAGGAGCAGCAGGCAGCGCTTCTACATCATCGTCACTTGTAGGCAGCCTTCTTCCTTTTCTGCTTATTATCGTTATTTTTTATCTCTTTTTGATTCGTCCACAGAACAAAAAGCAGAAAGAAACTCAAAAAATGCTTGATGCATTGAAGAAGGGTGACAAAGTAATCACAATTGGAGGAATCCACGGAACTGTATCTTCTGTTAAAGAAAATACTGTAATCGTAAAAGTTGATGATGACTGTAAACTTGAATTCAACCGCACAGCAATTTCTTCTGTAGAACTTACTGAAGAAGAAAAAGCAAAACTTGCTGAAGAAGCAAAAAACAAAAAACTTTTCAAAGGTAAAAAATCTTCAGATCTCGAAAAGGCAAAAAAAGCTGAAGACGCTGAAGAAAAATAA